One Skermanella sp. TT6 genomic window, TGATGGAAAACCTGCTCGAAGCCGTGGTCGAGAGCAAGGCCGAGATCGTGATCATCGACATCACCGGCGTGCCCACGGTCGATACCCTGGTCGCCCAACACCTTCTGAAGACGGCCGCCGCGGCCAAGCTGATGGGGGCGGAATGCATCATCAGCGGCATCCGGCCGCAGATCGCCCAGACCATCGTTCATCTCGGCGTGGAACTGCCGCAGGTCGCCACCAAGGCCGACCTCCAGAGCGCCTTCGCCCATGCGCTGAAACGCACCGGCGTCACCTTCTCGAACCGCTGAGCGGCGGCAGGATCGACATGACCCACTTCCTCGAGCCGAACCGCATCCCGATCTTCCAGATCGGCGACTGCCTGCTCCTGACGATTCAGGTCGATCTGGAGGACAGGATGATCATGACGCTGAAGGACGATCTGGCCGAGCGGATCTCCAAGACCCACGCGAAGGGCGTCCTGATCGACATCTCGGCCCTGGACGTGGTGGACAGCTTCATCGGGCGCATGCTCGCCAACATCTCGGCGATCGCCCGTATCCTGGACGCTTCCACGGTGATCGTCGGCATGCGGCCGGCGGTCGCCATCACGCTGGTGGAACTGGGCATGTCGTTGCAGGGCGTCCGCACCGCCCTGGACGTGGACCGCGGCATGGAGCTGATCCGCCGGGGCGCCGACGGGGAGGCCGCGCGCCTCCATGAGGCCTGATCCGGGGCACGAGGGAGGAGCCGCCGACGGCGAGGTGATCCCGATCCAGACCGGAGCCGACGTCAGCCGGGTCCGGCGGGTGGCCGCGGCCGCCATGGCGACCATCGGAGCCTCGAAGATCGAGACCACCCGCATGGTCACGGCCGCGAGCGAACTGGCGCGCAACACGTTGGATTATGGCGGCGGAGGCGAGATGCGGATCGCCATCGTCGGCCGGATGTCGAGGCGCAAGGTCGAAATGATCTTCAGCGACCGGGGGCCGGGGATCGCCGACATCGCCCTGGCATTGAAGGATGGCTACAGCACGGGCGGCGGCCTCGGGCTTGGATTGAGCGGCGCCAAGCGCCTCTGCAAGGAGTTCGAGATCCGGTCCGCGCCGGGCGAGGGAACCATAGTGAAAGTCG contains:
- a CDS encoding STAS domain-containing protein; the protein is MTHFLEPNRIPIFQIGDCLLLTIQVDLEDRMIMTLKDDLAERISKTHAKGVLIDISALDVVDSFIGRMLANISAIARILDASTVIVGMRPAVAITLVELGMSLQGVRTALDVDRGMELIRRGADGEAARLHEA
- a CDS encoding ATP-binding protein, with the translated sequence MRPDPGHEGGAADGEVIPIQTGADVSRVRRVAAAAMATIGASKIETTRMVTAASELARNTLDYGGGGEMRIAIVGRMSRRKVEMIFSDRGPGIADIALALKDGYSTGGGLGLGLSGAKRLCKEFEIRSAPGEGTIVKVASWTERP